The genome window CTAAATAATTCATTCGGGGTGTTCTATCAACAAGCAGGTTGTAATTTTCATCAAGACCTTTAGCTTCAATTCCATCCACCCTAACTTCAGTGTATTTCATTATTTCTCGAGCCATGTGAGTTACAATGACGGCATATGAATCAGAACCTTTGAGAATATCTATAAAGCTTGCAATAATTTTAACTGCCGCTTCAAGTTCAGTAATCGCTTCTAATTCGTCTAATAATACTAATTTAGTAGTATCTGTAATTACAACAGGCATGAATGTGTTAAGGAAAGATTCAAATGCACCAGCATCCAGTGATCTTTGCTTCGAGAAGAAATATATTTCATCTACAAGCTTAACTGTAGCTTCTTCTGCACAAACAGGAAGTCCCATCTGTGTCATTATTGAAATCTGGGCAAGTGTCTCAAGTAATGTTGTTTTACCTCCGCTGTTTGCTCCAGTTAATAGCGCAACATTTTCAGGGATTTGAAGAGAATAATCTATTTTTTGAATATTATTTCCTTCTTCTAATGCTAAGTTAAGGTGTATTCCACCATTAAAATTGAATTCGTTACCTATTTGTGGGGGATTCAAATCGTAGTAATATGCGAAACATCCAAGTGCAAACTCATAATCAAATTCGAGAATTTCCTGTATTTCTTCTTCAGCCTTTTCTCTTAGATTTGAAAGTCTGGAAGCAGCTTTTACTTTTTTATCAAAGGTATTCAGGTGCTGGGCTGCGATCTGCTGTCTTTTTACCCTTTCAAGCTCATGATCATCTATTTCGACTGGGTATTTTTGTATGAAGGGGTCAAATGAACAGCCTGTGCGTTCTTTAATCTCTTCTTTAGCTTCCTTAATAACTTCGTCAAATATGTTTTGAATTTTTGCGGGCATGCCCTCATTCATCAATGCTAAAACTTCGTCTCCTTTAAGATCTACCTGTTTAATACTATCTTTAAGCTTTTTATCTGCCTTTTTTTTCGCATCTTCCACTGCAGCATCAAAAATGCTTTCGTCAACTCTGGATGATTCAAGAGAATCAATTATATCAATAATTTCTGGAATTACTGATTCACGTCCTAAAATTTCCTTAATTTTTAAAATATTGTATAGTAGATGGTAGTTTGCATAGAAATAAGAAAGAACAGTTTCCGGAACAATTTCATATTCTAAAGAATCTCCAGTTACCATAGCAACATTATATGCATCATCAAGCTCAATTTGACCGGTAGAAAATATATATACTACAAATTCGTAGTCTTCAAGACTTTCTACTTCTTCTGCTGTAAGAATGGTTGCATATCTGTTTAGATCCATATCCATAAGTCTATTGTAATCTTCTCTTGATTCAACAAGTATTGCTCTTGTTGGATCGTATTTTGGCTTATCGCGAGCCGAAGGATTTACTTTTTTAAGTAAGCTGCTAATTTCATCAACAGGAAGCCTGGAAACGGTTTCTTTTGCATTCATTACAAAATCCAGATTTTCTTGAATTTTTAATTTATCCATTGTAGGGCTAATTAAAAGAATTCGGTTTTTCCCATATTTGGTATTTGCATATCCTAAAATTCTTGCAATTATGTCATCATAAATTTGTACTGCTCTTCCAGTTTTTAAAAATTCTTCTTTGGGATTACCTAATGCAGCATTTATTATTTCTATTGCTTTAGACTGGCTGACACCTTCAATCTTTGAGATTCTATCAACTTCATAATTTTGAATTGCAGCGCTTAATTCTTCAGCACTTCCAAAGCTATCAATAATTTTTTTCGCTAATTTGTCACCTATACCCTTAATTTTTGTTAAATCCACTTTCTATCACCGATAAGGCAGTACTAATCGTTTATAAAGCATTCAGATGTTGTTTTGGCTTAAAATGATTATAATACTTAATGCATAAGATATTTTATTAAATATAAACAGATTTATTATTTAATCAATATATTTCCATCATAATA of Methanobacterium sp. contains these proteins:
- a CDS encoding helix-hairpin-helix domain-containing protein, whose amino-acid sequence is MDLTKIKGIGDKLAKKIIDSFGSAEELSAAIQNYEVDRISKIEGVSQSKAIEIINAALGNPKEEFLKTGRAVQIYDDIIARILGYANTKYGKNRILLISPTMDKLKIQENLDFVMNAKETVSRLPVDEISSLLKKVNPSARDKPKYDPTRAILVESREDYNRLMDMDLNRYATILTAEEVESLEDYEFVVYIFSTGQIELDDAYNVAMVTGDSLEYEIVPETVLSYFYANYHLLYNILKIKEILGRESVIPEIIDIIDSLESSRVDESIFDAAVEDAKKKADKKLKDSIKQVDLKGDEVLALMNEGMPAKIQNIFDEVIKEAKEEIKERTGCSFDPFIQKYPVEIDDHELERVKRQQIAAQHLNTFDKKVKAASRLSNLREKAEEEIQEILEFDYEFALGCFAYYYDLNPPQIGNEFNFNGGIHLNLALEEGNNIQKIDYSLQIPENVALLTGANSGGKTTLLETLAQISIMTQMGLPVCAEEATVKLVDEIYFFSKQRSLDAGAFESFLNTFMPVVITDTTKLVLLDELEAITELEAAVKIIASFIDILKGSDSYAVIVTHMAREIMKYTEVRVDGIEAKGLDENYNLLVDRTPRMNYLAKSTPELILRMIYEKSDGKLKDIYGQILEKF